In Magnolia sinica isolate HGM2019 chromosome 12, MsV1, whole genome shotgun sequence, a single genomic region encodes these proteins:
- the LOC131221447 gene encoding protein NDR1-like, with translation MHTLPRPFSILPLQNRPTKNTTIRFSRKTTFSNMSGSNQRNRSCLGILFTLGLAAFFMWLILRPSKPTLSIEQFYVPALNKTAISNLSATIPPVNTTVAFHLKLRNENKDKGVYYDALNITLYYGPDHSVVGNLTLDSFYQGHKKTAHRMESMKAKGRAFWENATRAVSERNSTVFRVGLWTAVRYKIYGIKTKRHRFRLVADVDVNAEGAWPKRKGVKFHSRAAAQAGYRARLGAPLALLVLLVVW, from the coding sequence atgcATACACTCCCCCGCCCGTTTTCTATCCTTCCCCTCCAAAACCGCCCTACCAAAAATACCACTATCCGGTTTTCTCGTAAAACCACCTTCTCCAACATGTCCGGATCCAACCAACGCAACCGCTCGTGTCTAGGAATCCTGTTCACACTCGGCCTCGCCGCCTTCTTTATGTGGCTCATCCTCCGTCCTTCTAAACCTACCCTCTCAATTGAGCAATTTTACGTCCCTGCCCTTAACAAAACCGCCATCTCAAACCTCTCCGCCACAATACCGCCCGTGAATACCACCGTAGCTTTCCACCTCAAACTCAGAAATGAAAACAAGGACAAGGGCGTTTACTACGATGCCCTCAACATTACTCTTTATTACGGCCCCGACCACTCAGTGGTAGGGAATCTGACGTTAGATTCTTTCTACCAAGGGCATAAGAAGACAGCTCATAGGATGGAGAGTATGAAAGCTAAGGGAAGGGCATTTTGGGAAAATGCGACGAGGGCGGTTTCCGAACGGAATTCAACGGTTTTCAGGGTGGGTTTGTGGACGGCCGTAAGGTATAAGATCTACGGCATCAAGACCAAGCGCCACCGGTTCCGGCTAGTCGCCGACGTCGACGTTAACGCGGAAGGTGCCTGGCCAAAGCGCAAGGGCGTAAAGTTCCACTCGCGCGCTGCCGCGCAGGCTGGCTATCGTGCGCGGCTGGGGGCGCCGCTGGCCCTGCTGGTTCTGCTCGTTGTTTGGTAG